One stretch of Streptomyces agglomeratus DNA includes these proteins:
- a CDS encoding restriction endonuclease: MGRKRLRLRRPRGAAEVLSAAVVALAVLVMAVRTAAAAVWALKDAWPFLLALVLLAGAVGAWRVARAVGGRRRDAERLAALQITLAEFDAMDDRQFEYTLRDLLVRDGWPARRVGGGGDQAADVIGDHQQRGRIVLQAKHTRVGGKVGSSVMYTVKGTAGPAHRADHAVVVTNGTFTRDAMAWGDLHGVHWVDRDRLRRWAENGTALHELLGLSARSCGARFRRAA; the protein is encoded by the coding sequence ATGGGACGCAAGCGGTTACGTCTTCGCCGCCCGCGCGGCGCGGCCGAGGTCCTCTCGGCCGCCGTCGTGGCCCTGGCCGTCCTGGTCATGGCCGTCCGGACGGCCGCCGCGGCGGTCTGGGCGCTCAAGGACGCGTGGCCGTTCCTTCTGGCCCTGGTCCTGCTGGCGGGGGCCGTCGGCGCCTGGAGGGTCGCGCGGGCCGTGGGCGGTCGGCGACGTGACGCTGAACGGCTGGCTGCGCTGCAGATCACGCTGGCGGAGTTCGATGCCATGGACGACCGGCAGTTCGAGTACACGTTGCGGGATCTGCTGGTCCGTGACGGCTGGCCGGCGCGCCGGGTGGGCGGTGGCGGTGATCAGGCCGCTGACGTGATCGGTGACCACCAGCAGCGCGGCCGGATCGTCCTGCAAGCCAAGCACACCCGCGTCGGCGGCAAGGTGGGGTCGTCGGTGATGTACACCGTGAAGGGGACGGCCGGCCCAGCGCACCGAGCCGACCACGCCGTCGTTGTCACCAACGGCACCTTCACCCGTGACGCCATGGCCTGGGGCGACCTGCACGGCGTCCACTGGGTCGACCGGGACAGACTCCGGCGCTGGGCGGAGAACGGAACCGCGCTGCACGAACTCCTAGGGCTGTCCGCCCGCTCCTGCGGCGCCCGCTTCAGGCGTGCTGCCTGA
- a CDS encoding helix-turn-helix domain-containing protein, which yields MIKKMGYQWKLRQLMADQGMFQTSDLVPLLAERGITLSREQVYRLVTQPPQRLSMDTLVALCDILGCTPNDLIKPEVVNAQVRKSADGTPGPAPAAPRRTVVRRPGQS from the coding sequence GTGATCAAGAAAATGGGCTACCAGTGGAAGTTGCGCCAGCTCATGGCGGACCAGGGCATGTTCCAGACCTCGGACCTGGTTCCGCTGCTCGCCGAGCGCGGTATCACGCTCTCGCGTGAACAGGTCTACCGGCTGGTCACGCAGCCGCCGCAGCGTCTGAGCATGGACACCCTCGTCGCGTTGTGCGACATCCTGGGCTGCACGCCGAACGACCTGATCAAGCCCGAGGTCGTCAACGCGCAGGTCCGCAAGAGCGCCGACGGCACGCCGGGGCCAGCCCCGGCGGCTCCGCGGCGTACTGTCGTCCGCCGACCGGGACAGTCATGA
- a CDS encoding erythromycin esterase family protein has product MNQARPISRRLLGLATAGVLTAGVLGSGTARAKTSPVGPVDALNRSARPLGDLTALGHMVGGARIVGLGEASHSAHEFFTLKHRVFRHLVTTKGFRSFALETSWSTGLRLDAYVTRGIGDPAQIMRDDFQGQYAFWNTQEYLDLIHWMRRYNLAHPGRPQLRFVGNDLGFPGKAAFDQVTAYLTAHRPDLADTIETSYQSLRPEENSQAGEWMRTQLFGKSAEEQKADAEAASHALTLLREQGRPNGDDRRSQEAYAWAVQNATAITQSFTGYAFEDFPERMRYRDQAMADNTAWWLQHQGGKILLASNNGHIAYVSDNPAEFPEPTGSFLRRSLGDEYINIGLTFNQGTVNAYPDFTTPQPKTYTVRPAPENHNENTLDKVHYRDFTIDMRTALPAAHTWLQAARPTRSYGLYWSNDDPKTALGRSYDILIHLHQVEAAHLR; this is encoded by the coding sequence ATGAATCAAGCTCGTCCGATCAGCCGCCGCCTGCTCGGTCTCGCCACCGCCGGCGTCCTCACCGCAGGCGTGCTGGGTAGCGGCACGGCCAGAGCCAAGACCTCACCGGTCGGCCCCGTTGACGCCCTCAACCGCAGCGCACGACCGCTGGGCGACCTGACCGCCCTCGGCCACATGGTCGGCGGCGCCCGCATCGTCGGCCTGGGCGAGGCCAGCCACAGCGCCCACGAGTTCTTCACCCTCAAGCACCGCGTCTTCCGCCACCTCGTCACCACCAAGGGCTTCAGATCCTTCGCCCTGGAAACGAGCTGGAGCACCGGGCTGCGCCTGGACGCCTACGTCACGCGTGGCATCGGCGACCCCGCGCAGATCATGCGGGACGACTTCCAGGGCCAGTACGCGTTCTGGAACACCCAGGAGTACCTCGACCTGATCCACTGGATGCGCCGCTACAACCTCGCCCACCCCGGCCGGCCACAGCTCCGCTTCGTCGGCAACGACCTCGGCTTCCCGGGCAAGGCAGCCTTCGACCAGGTCACCGCTTACCTCACTGCGCACCGCCCGGACCTGGCGGACACCATCGAGACCTCCTACCAGTCGCTGCGACCGGAAGAGAACAGCCAAGCCGGCGAATGGATGAGGACCCAGCTGTTCGGCAAAAGCGCCGAGGAGCAGAAGGCCGACGCTGAGGCGGCCTCCCACGCCCTCACGCTACTGCGCGAACAGGGCCGCCCGAACGGAGACGACCGCAGGAGCCAGGAGGCGTACGCCTGGGCGGTGCAGAACGCCACCGCAATCACACAGAGCTTCACCGGCTATGCCTTCGAGGACTTCCCCGAGCGGATGCGCTATCGCGACCAGGCCATGGCCGACAACACCGCCTGGTGGTTGCAGCACCAAGGCGGCAAGATCCTGCTCGCCTCCAACAACGGCCATATCGCCTACGTCAGCGACAACCCAGCCGAATTCCCCGAACCCACCGGCTCATTCCTGCGTCGCAGCCTCGGCGACGAGTACATCAACATCGGTCTGACCTTCAACCAGGGCACCGTCAACGCATACCCCGACTTCACCACACCACAGCCCAAGACCTACACCGTCCGCCCCGCCCCGGAAAACCACAACGAGAACACCCTCGACAAGGTCCACTACCGCGACTTCACCATCGACATGCGCACCGCCCTCCCGGCGGCGCACACGTGGCTCCAAGCAGCCCGCCCCACCCGCTCCTACGGCCTGTACTGGTCGAATGACGACCCGAAAACCGCCCTCGGCCGCTCCTACGACATCCTCATCCACCTCCACCAGGTCGAAGCGGCACACCTGCGGTGA
- a CDS encoding restriction endonuclease: MDLWGLIADHPWWAGFIVVGALATLVLLAKLLSFLFGAGTYAYVEQGEDYASAAPSSEAVDPAVLTFKMKQLSATSATGFEQACADLLARDGFRSTRRVGGAGDLGVDVTARDHDDRLLILQCKQYQNPVGSGHVQKFNGTARLHHGADLPIMIGLNGFTQPAIDFAAHHNLILMGRPELKRWAHGQHLYDVLGIQSTTQ; the protein is encoded by the coding sequence GTGGATCTGTGGGGGCTGATCGCTGATCATCCCTGGTGGGCCGGCTTCATCGTCGTCGGCGCCCTGGCCACGCTCGTCCTTCTCGCGAAGCTGCTGTCCTTCCTGTTCGGCGCCGGCACGTACGCCTACGTCGAACAGGGCGAGGACTACGCCTCTGCCGCTCCGTCGAGCGAGGCCGTGGATCCGGCTGTGCTGACCTTCAAGATGAAGCAACTCTCCGCGACGAGCGCGACGGGCTTCGAGCAGGCGTGCGCCGATCTCCTGGCCCGTGACGGGTTCCGCAGCACACGGAGGGTGGGAGGCGCCGGTGACCTCGGAGTGGACGTCACCGCCCGTGACCACGACGACCGGCTCCTGATTCTGCAGTGCAAGCAGTATCAGAACCCGGTCGGCTCAGGACACGTCCAGAAATTCAACGGAACGGCCCGCCTCCACCATGGAGCCGATCTCCCGATCATGATCGGCCTCAACGGCTTCACACAGCCCGCGATCGACTTCGCCGCGCACCACAACCTCATCCTCATGGGCCGTCCGGAACTGAAGAGGTGGGCCCACGGCCAGCACCTCTACGACGTCCTTGGTATCCAGAGCACGACGCAGTGA
- a CDS encoding HEAT repeat domain-containing protein, whose amino-acid sequence MTDHRDAVLRLWGRQLYERQGEPLAWAEAVLEATGRPPTAVTAAMSGRLDALADSPSDRAWLLFRTVAKLAANLRGDGRYDADVGTRISPLALWLGELEPPLAGPLGDALGHPPDGPTSLVTVHAAELSRNRTIGLRAIDALLEWAELGHPQARAALSEVASDHRTQDVTVWTKALNRIALFGDASVEPGLLRALADTGHRGVRWSALACAELGFRRAVPLITALLEHPDPMVREGACEALGLLEEHAAVPALAARLNDETNWVRSRAALALGQIGGDRALAVLWQAMMERRNPKASHLASAIAAFGPPVVDDLIALTTDPDPDLRALACRALGSTADDRALPALERLAAHDLARTTLGGLVATAAKQGLRTAHRIRARTAST is encoded by the coding sequence ATGACCGACCACCGTGATGCCGTCCTCCGCCTGTGGGGTCGCCAGCTCTACGAGCGTCAGGGCGAGCCACTGGCCTGGGCGGAGGCGGTCCTGGAGGCCACCGGTCGCCCGCCGACCGCCGTTACCGCGGCGATGTCCGGCCGACTCGACGCCCTCGCTGATTCCCCATCGGACCGCGCATGGCTGCTGTTCCGTACGGTCGCCAAGCTGGCCGCGAACCTGCGGGGCGACGGCCGCTACGACGCGGACGTCGGCACCCGAATCAGCCCACTGGCCCTGTGGCTGGGCGAGCTCGAACCACCGCTCGCCGGCCCGCTCGGGGACGCACTCGGCCACCCGCCGGACGGGCCGACATCCCTCGTCACCGTCCACGCCGCCGAGTTGAGCAGGAACCGCACGATCGGGCTGCGGGCGATCGACGCCCTGCTGGAGTGGGCCGAGCTCGGCCATCCGCAGGCCCGGGCGGCCCTGTCCGAGGTCGCCTCCGACCACCGGACGCAGGATGTCACCGTCTGGACCAAGGCACTCAACCGGATCGCCCTGTTCGGCGACGCGAGCGTCGAACCGGGCCTACTGCGCGCGCTCGCCGACACCGGGCACCGCGGGGTGCGGTGGTCGGCGCTCGCATGTGCCGAACTCGGCTTCCGCCGGGCCGTTCCGCTGATCACGGCCCTGCTGGAGCATCCCGATCCGATGGTCCGCGAGGGTGCCTGCGAGGCGCTCGGCCTCCTTGAGGAACACGCCGCCGTGCCCGCGCTGGCAGCCCGGCTGAACGACGAGACCAACTGGGTACGCAGCAGGGCCGCCCTGGCGCTCGGCCAAATCGGCGGCGACCGGGCACTCGCTGTGCTCTGGCAGGCCATGATGGAACGCCGGAACCCGAAGGCCAGTCATCTCGCCTCAGCGATCGCCGCCTTCGGCCCGCCGGTTGTGGACGACCTGATCGCCCTCACCACCGATCCCGACCCGGACCTCCGAGCACTGGCCTGCCGCGCTCTCGGCTCCACCGCCGACGACCGGGCCCTGCCAGCACTGGAACGCCTCGCCGCCCACGACCTCGCCAGAACCACCCTCGGCGGCCTCGTGGCAACCGCCGCCAAGCAGGGACTGCGGACCGCGCACCGCATTCGCGCGCGCACCGCATCGACCTGA
- a CDS encoding reverse transcriptase domain-containing protein, which yields MSRSHRCSRSCTTCGPPQGRSFRPLPVRERSIPKPGGSEGPQARDSDDCGPGRSGSAEAGAGTDLRGRLQAGLLRVPAPTAGPGRDRRDPLFRHPGYRWVLDADIEACFDSIDHTALMDRVRHRVKDKRVLTLVKAFLKAGVLTELGENKETLTGTPQGGILSPLLANIALSALDEHLHGPWEPGGAMATEGKRAYRRRKGHPTWRVVRYADDFVVLVHGTEADTAALREEVADVLEPLGLRLSQAKTRITHMSDGFDFLGFRIQWKRKGGTTKWHVYTFIADRPIRSLKAKVRALTGRTSQQDLATVLKRLTQIMRGWANYFKHAVAKHVFDRLDAFVWWRLIRMLRERHRWSWGDIRRRFTTPTGRWLPIAADGDELFRIASVTVSRYRYRASTIPNPWQPANPV from the coding sequence ATGTCGAGGAGTCATCGGTGTTCCCGTTCCTGTACGACCTGCGGGCCGCCTCAAGGACGCTCGTTCCGTCCTTTGCCGGTGCGGGAACGCAGCATTCCCAAGCCGGGAGGCTCGGAAGGTCCGCAAGCTCGGGATTCCGACGATTGCGGACCGGGTCGTTCAGGCAGCGCTGAAGCTGGTGCTGGAACCGATCTTCGAGGCCGACTTCAAGCCGGTCTCCTACGGGTTCCGGCCCCGACGGCGGGCCCAGGACGCGATCGCCGAGATCCACTATTTCGGCACCCGGGGTATCGCTGGGTGCTGGATGCGGACATCGAGGCATGCTTCGACTCGATCGACCACACGGCTCTCATGGACCGAGTGCGTCACCGGGTGAAGGACAAGCGCGTGCTGACGCTGGTCAAAGCCTTTCTCAAAGCCGGAGTTCTCACGGAACTCGGCGAGAACAAGGAGACACTGACCGGCACCCCGCAAGGCGGCATCCTGTCCCCACTGCTGGCGAACATCGCCCTGTCGGCGCTCGACGAGCACCTGCACGGACCATGGGAACCAGGTGGGGCAATGGCCACCGAAGGCAAACGCGCCTACCGGCGCCGCAAAGGTCACCCCACGTGGCGGGTCGTCCGCTACGCGGATGACTTCGTCGTCCTGGTGCACGGCACCGAGGCCGACACCGCGGCACTGCGCGAAGAAGTCGCTGACGTGCTCGAACCTCTGGGATTGCGCCTGTCACAGGCAAAGACTCGGATCACGCACATGAGCGACGGGTTCGACTTCCTGGGCTTCCGCATCCAGTGGAAACGCAAAGGAGGCACGACCAAGTGGCACGTCTACACCTTCATCGCCGACCGGCCCATCCGGTCGCTGAAGGCGAAGGTCCGTGCTCTGACAGGCAGGACATCGCAGCAGGATCTCGCCACCGTGCTGAAGAGACTCACTCAGATCATGCGCGGTTGGGCCAACTACTTCAAGCACGCTGTCGCCAAGCATGTCTTCGACAGGCTCGACGCCTTCGTGTGGTGGCGTCTCATCCGCATGCTGCGGGAACGTCACCGATGGAGTTGGGGCGACATCCGCCGCCGGTTCACCACCCCCACCGGGCGGTGGCTTCCGATCGCGGCGGACGGGGACGAGCTGTTCCGGATCGCATCGGTCACGGTCAGCCGTTACCGATACCGAGCCAGCACGATCCCCAACCCTTGGCAGCCTGCGAACCCCGTCTGA
- a CDS encoding transposase family protein — translation MAGSDCPGCGSWSRRIHSSYLRFPADVPSGGRRVALCLRVRRFLCPVISCGRRTFAEQLPGLTRRYGRRTERLRSTLAAVGLALAGRAGAQTGGQLGTGAGEPLPSASAGPRLRRGSRRPWHGLAGAVATDRDVLRQSVSNCGSASGGADSP, via the coding sequence GTGGCCGGGTCCGATTGCCCTGGCTGCGGAAGTTGGTCGCGGCGAATTCACAGCTCCTACCTGCGCTTTCCTGCTGATGTGCCCAGCGGAGGCAGACGGGTCGCTCTCTGTTTACGCGTCCGAAGGTTCCTCTGCCCGGTGATCTCGTGCGGGCGGCGGACCTTCGCCGAACAGCTGCCAGGGTTGACCCGTCGGTACGGTCGGCGGACCGAGCGCCTGCGGTCGACGCTGGCCGCGGTCGGCCTCGCGCTCGCCGGGCGGGCCGGTGCCCAAACGGGCGGGCAACTCGGCACGGGTGCGGGCGAGCCGCTCCCATCGGCTTCGGCAGGTCCTCGTCTCCGTCGAGGTTCACGACGGCCCTGGCACGGGTTGGCCGGGGCCGTCGCGACGGACCGCGATGTCCTCCGCCAGTCAGTAAGTAACTGTGGTAGCGCTTCGGGCGGTGCAGATTCGCCATGA
- a CDS encoding immunity 49 family protein, translated as MSGAAVSAAREDFTNRIGGQVRSMSRAGRMATYEWQSIADEFLDYLGALSVATPDLDTSEAKAALKDASEAAAGAVAYAAYHPHCSFQVFLEYVNFGMSYDPGEDAPEESVTTGEWIDALCLAVLRDKAKWHGEAFHFARDKFAAQAQGTPAGELVTGLMAVVLDDTGDDEEYPPSAQAKLAAIDAALDRIRTRAAETGESLLERPDSAALRALRALVVEDREAFDAALADLLARHAALQGPAASPSTLLPLVPIALAALGYRTLGWAPAVRTDYLPHALITGFETRGPRVGGFGRDRRPDAVAALAAGPLVVERPACEREGIPRIEAMYEEHLREAFAPADGEPLAVWHLGSVMDDQKRLFQWRAGNPGDTEDAQLATLWLASRAGAALFRIALAEPGTEVEVNIDGRTLRYQAKRGEDAGAGRWQTATAFALISGAREDLAPLVLTGPTFARPDGSAFTAYREALHAYLKGAEPEAAAQRALQEAEKAKDWGFAMPPAVLLSQLVEGDEESFNLALADALEAHRAYYEVADRSDYPEVSVNLDVLALACHARRRGWAIRVESPYLPQYLLRAAEPF; from the coding sequence GTGAGCGGGGCAGCAGTGTCGGCAGCGCGCGAGGATTTCACGAACCGGATCGGGGGTCAGGTGCGGTCCATGTCGAGGGCCGGCCGGATGGCCACCTACGAATGGCAGTCGATCGCCGACGAGTTCCTCGACTACCTGGGCGCCCTCTCCGTCGCGACACCCGACCTCGACACCTCGGAGGCCAAGGCGGCCCTCAAGGACGCCTCGGAGGCCGCGGCCGGCGCCGTCGCCTACGCCGCCTACCACCCGCACTGCAGCTTCCAGGTGTTCCTGGAGTACGTGAATTTCGGCATGAGCTACGACCCGGGTGAGGACGCACCCGAGGAGAGCGTCACGACCGGGGAGTGGATCGACGCGCTCTGCCTGGCCGTCCTCAGGGACAAGGCCAAGTGGCACGGCGAGGCCTTCCACTTCGCCCGCGACAAGTTCGCCGCACAGGCGCAGGGCACGCCTGCCGGCGAACTCGTCACCGGATTGATGGCCGTGGTCCTGGACGACACCGGCGACGACGAGGAGTACCCGCCGAGCGCGCAGGCCAAGCTCGCCGCCATCGATGCGGCCCTGGACCGTATCCGCACCCGCGCCGCAGAGACCGGCGAGTCCCTTCTGGAGCGGCCGGACAGCGCGGCCCTCCGCGCGTTGCGCGCCCTTGTCGTCGAGGACCGGGAGGCCTTCGATGCCGCGCTCGCCGATCTTCTGGCCAGGCACGCCGCCCTGCAGGGCCCCGCGGCCTCTCCGAGCACTCTGCTCCCGCTCGTCCCCATCGCTCTCGCCGCGCTCGGGTACCGGACGCTGGGCTGGGCGCCGGCCGTCCGCACCGACTACCTCCCGCACGCGCTGATCACCGGCTTCGAGACCCGGGGCCCCAGGGTCGGAGGGTTCGGCCGGGACCGGCGGCCGGACGCGGTCGCCGCGCTTGCCGCAGGCCCGCTGGTGGTGGAGCGGCCTGCCTGTGAGCGCGAGGGGATCCCGCGGATCGAGGCCATGTACGAGGAGCACCTGCGGGAGGCGTTCGCCCCCGCCGACGGGGAGCCCCTCGCCGTCTGGCACCTCGGCAGCGTGATGGACGATCAGAAGCGCCTCTTCCAGTGGCGGGCGGGGAATCCCGGCGACACCGAGGACGCCCAGCTCGCCACCCTTTGGCTGGCCTCTCGCGCGGGGGCGGCCCTGTTCCGTATCGCCCTGGCGGAGCCGGGCACCGAGGTCGAGGTCAACATCGACGGCCGCACGCTGCGCTACCAGGCCAAGCGCGGCGAGGATGCCGGTGCCGGGCGCTGGCAGACGGCCACCGCCTTCGCCCTGATCAGCGGCGCACGCGAGGACCTCGCCCCGCTGGTCCTCACCGGCCCAACCTTCGCCCGCCCGGACGGCTCCGCCTTCACCGCGTACCGCGAGGCCCTTCACGCCTATCTGAAGGGCGCCGAGCCCGAAGCGGCGGCGCAGCGGGCGCTGCAAGAGGCCGAGAAGGCCAAGGACTGGGGCTTCGCGATGCCGCCGGCCGTGCTGCTCTCGCAACTGGTGGAGGGCGACGAGGAGAGCTTCAACCTGGCCCTGGCCGACGCCCTGGAAGCCCACCGCGCGTACTACGAAGTCGCCGACCGCTCCGACTATCCGGAGGTCTCCGTCAACCTCGACGTCCTCGCGCTGGCCTGCCACGCCCGCCGCCGCGGCTGGGCTATCCGCGTGGAGTCCCCCTACCTGCCGCAGTACCTCCTGCGGGCTGCTGAACCCTTCTAG
- a CDS encoding TetR/AcrR family transcriptional regulator: MGNREDLLAGARRCLQEKGWARTTVRDITTAAGGVSMAAIGYHFGSREVLLNAALIEAIDEWGTRMGRALASFGDSKSSPADRYEAMWAAIIKSFQDERTLWLATLEALIQAEHSDELRRYLAGSQAQGRRGLAALLLNSPEDEVTDASSRTLGAAQMALFTGLMTQWLTDPAHAPDAREVVAGVQMLTGIVDGASAVSRPPA; this comes from the coding sequence ATGGGAAACCGCGAGGATCTGCTTGCCGGGGCAAGGCGTTGCCTGCAGGAGAAGGGCTGGGCCCGGACCACGGTGCGCGACATCACCACCGCTGCGGGTGGCGTCAGCATGGCCGCCATCGGCTATCACTTCGGCTCCCGCGAGGTGCTGCTGAACGCCGCTCTCATCGAGGCGATCGACGAGTGGGGTACACGAATGGGCCGCGCACTGGCCTCCTTCGGCGACTCCAAGAGCAGCCCGGCCGACCGCTACGAGGCGATGTGGGCAGCGATCATCAAGTCCTTCCAGGACGAGCGGACGCTGTGGCTGGCCACCCTTGAGGCCCTGATCCAGGCCGAACACTCCGACGAACTGCGCCGCTACCTCGCTGGCAGCCAGGCCCAGGGGCGCCGTGGACTGGCCGCCCTGCTGCTGAACTCGCCCGAAGACGAGGTCACCGATGCCTCCTCCCGTACCCTGGGCGCCGCACAAATGGCCCTGTTCACCGGCCTGATGACGCAGTGGCTCACCGACCCCGCCCATGCCCCCGACGCCCGCGAGGTCGTCGCGGGAGTGCAGATGCTCACCGGCATCGTCGACGGCGCGTCAGCCGTATCGCGCCCGCCCGCCTGA
- a CDS encoding tyrosine-type recombinase/integrase — translation MQEGWARQQAARFLKAKTIDPRLRLVKRLEEFTGLYPWQWTPAEGEAFIAHLRSGTQPIQMSTARTYEVTIALFLEYLLDRRYGWADTCLERFGEAPQEVFHEGNSVLHTVEYEADPRRRPLDYDEVQALFDAADARPAKVRGQGRKGALTALRDAAVLKTIYAFGTRRTESSRVDLVDLRRNRRAPKFGAYGSMMVRFGKSSKGSPPKRRTVLTVPEMDWVVDVLDEWITEIRPHFSPGRHPALWITERVGRLSPRSVNEAFVAARQDAGLDEDLDLHCLRHSYITHLTEFGYPARFVQEQVGHSHAATTAIYMGVSNEYRNQLLEASLKGRLGDDWSVTV, via the coding sequence ATGCAGGAAGGCTGGGCCCGTCAGCAGGCGGCTCGCTTCCTGAAGGCGAAGACGATCGATCCGCGTCTGCGTCTGGTGAAGCGTCTGGAGGAGTTCACCGGGTTGTATCCGTGGCAGTGGACGCCGGCGGAGGGGGAGGCGTTCATCGCGCACCTGCGCAGCGGCACGCAGCCGATCCAGATGTCCACGGCCCGCACGTACGAGGTGACGATCGCGCTCTTCCTGGAGTATCTGCTCGACCGGCGTTACGGCTGGGCCGATACCTGTCTGGAGAGGTTCGGCGAGGCCCCGCAAGAGGTCTTCCACGAGGGCAACTCAGTTCTGCACACCGTGGAGTACGAGGCGGACCCTCGTCGGCGCCCGCTGGACTACGACGAGGTCCAGGCGCTGTTCGACGCGGCCGATGCGCGCCCGGCCAAGGTGCGCGGTCAGGGCCGGAAGGGGGCCTTGACCGCGCTGCGGGATGCGGCGGTGCTGAAGACGATCTACGCCTTCGGCACCCGGCGTACCGAGTCGTCGCGGGTCGACCTGGTGGATCTGCGGCGTAATCGGAGAGCCCCGAAGTTCGGTGCCTACGGCAGCATGATGGTGCGTTTCGGGAAGTCCTCGAAGGGCTCTCCGCCCAAGCGGCGCACGGTGCTGACGGTTCCGGAGATGGACTGGGTGGTCGATGTCCTCGACGAGTGGATCACGGAGATCCGGCCGCACTTCTCACCGGGCCGGCACCCGGCTCTGTGGATTACTGAACGGGTTGGACGGCTCTCGCCCCGCTCGGTTAACGAAGCCTTCGTCGCTGCCCGCCAGGACGCGGGCCTGGACGAGGACCTCGACCTGCACTGTCTGCGCCACAGCTACATCACGCACCTGACCGAGTTCGGTTACCCGGCCCGGTTCGTACAGGAGCAGGTCGGCCACTCTCACGCGGCCACCACCGCCATTTACATGGGCGTCTCGAACGAGTACCGCAACCAGCTGCTGGAGGCTTCGTTGAAGGGCCGCCTGGGCGACGACTGGAGCGTGACGGTGTGA